Proteins from a single region of Pseudarthrobacter sp. NIBRBAC000502772:
- a CDS encoding LysM peptidoglycan-binding domain-containing protein produces the protein MTAGTARGLRADAVMAASILLLGFFLCVAGRGMVGRWQLSTARRQGPDFDDLLGAVAVAAGLAIVAWWIFSMVLASAAAVLDTCGRRRAANRAGKCCPAFMRRLAVAALSVQLLSAPLAHAAVPPAGPAWVPTQEVAVQDVPVHGAAIQAQWSPTSGHRQLPEPEGKHPADTGGKTTETPAAAVRPDWRPSPPVPDPGLLAAQPVRAEQGPPASLSEVTVLAGDTLWDIASRHLGPAASDVDVALHWPRWYEANKSRIGESPHVLLPGQILKAPSTA, from the coding sequence ATGACGGCAGGTACAGCACGCGGGCTCCGCGCAGACGCCGTCATGGCGGCGTCCATCCTCCTGTTGGGATTCTTCCTCTGCGTTGCCGGCAGGGGCATGGTGGGCCGATGGCAACTGTCCACAGCACGCCGGCAAGGCCCGGACTTCGATGACCTACTCGGTGCCGTGGCTGTCGCCGCAGGGCTGGCCATCGTGGCGTGGTGGATCTTCTCGATGGTTTTGGCGTCAGCAGCTGCCGTCCTGGACACGTGCGGCAGGCGGCGGGCCGCCAACAGGGCCGGCAAGTGCTGCCCGGCATTTATGCGCCGGCTCGCTGTGGCCGCACTGTCGGTGCAACTACTGTCGGCACCGCTGGCTCACGCAGCCGTCCCACCGGCCGGACCCGCCTGGGTACCCACGCAGGAAGTGGCGGTCCAGGACGTGCCGGTCCACGGCGCAGCCATCCAGGCCCAGTGGTCTCCCACAAGCGGCCACCGGCAGCTCCCGGAACCGGAGGGCAAACACCCCGCAGACACGGGAGGAAAGACCACCGAAACTCCTGCGGCGGCGGTCCGGCCAGACTGGCGTCCCAGCCCGCCGGTCCCGGACCCCGGCCTGCTGGCGGCCCAGCCCGTCCGGGCGGAACAGGGCCCACCGGCGTCATTGAGTGAGGTCACGGTACTGGCGGGCGACACACTCTGGGACATCGCCTCCCGCCACTTGGGCCCGGCAGCTTCGGATGTGGATGTCGCCTTGCACTGGCCCCGCTGGTACGAGGCCAACAAATCCCGGATCGGCGAAAGCCCGCATGTCCTGCTGCCCGGGCAGATTTTGAAAGCACCTTCCACGGCCTAA
- the hpf gene encoding ribosome hibernation-promoting factor, HPF/YfiA family, whose amino-acid sequence MEFMISGRNLTVSDRFREYAGEKISKIESLGDKVQRVDAKVSKETNARQTGDQLTVEVTVLGRGPVIRAEASAADKFAAFDLAYTKLLERLRRAKDRKKVHHGRHTPKAVREATASLEPASTSEPLYVEASHRSETQAAPVERSPYEVENDIPAGDSPVLIRRKVFPAASLTLDDAVDNMELVGHDFYLFVDKATNTPSVVYRRRGWTYGVITLDHECEPGETAVEEKILAYRSDDDAAKV is encoded by the coding sequence ATGGAGTTTATGATCAGCGGACGAAATCTGACGGTCTCAGACCGCTTCCGCGAATACGCCGGTGAGAAGATCTCTAAGATCGAGTCACTTGGCGACAAGGTCCAGCGGGTTGACGCGAAGGTTTCCAAGGAAACGAATGCGCGCCAGACCGGCGACCAGCTCACCGTTGAAGTGACGGTCCTGGGCCGGGGACCCGTAATCCGTGCCGAAGCCAGCGCCGCAGACAAATTCGCTGCGTTCGATCTCGCCTACACCAAGCTGCTGGAACGTCTCCGCCGCGCCAAGGACCGCAAGAAGGTCCACCACGGGCGCCACACCCCCAAGGCAGTACGTGAAGCCACCGCATCACTGGAACCCGCGAGTACCAGCGAGCCCCTTTATGTCGAGGCGAGCCATCGCAGCGAAACCCAGGCAGCACCTGTTGAACGATCGCCCTACGAGGTCGAGAACGACATCCCGGCTGGGGACTCCCCGGTGCTGATCCGGCGCAAAGTTTTCCCTGCGGCCTCCCTCACCCTTGACGATGCTGTGGACAACATGGAGCTCGTGGGCCACGATTTCTACCTGTTTGTGGACAAGGCCACCAACACGCCCTCGGTGGTCTATCGGCGCCGTGGCTGGACGTACGGGGTGATCACCCTGGACCACGAATGCGAACCGGGGGAGACGGCCGTCGAAGAAAAAATCCTCGCCTACCGTTCCGATGACGACGCCGCAAAAGTCTAG
- a CDS encoding P-loop NTPase, translating into MSIPVVTVGQSREDVVGGLERLHGPVTVVRRCAELTELLAACQSGLARAAVVADGCEGLTASLVDRLGAVGVAIIALTDDADEAARLRGIGVASALTGVESAALAGRIAEAVAQLTGTAKDATFGSGLGDTSAALRQRPVDQADVPPASGAGKIIAVWGPAGSPGRTFVAANIAGELAADGKSVLLVDADSYGASIAAVLGLLDESAGIAQACRLADQGLLDADALLKVATPVTTKLGTFRVLTGITRADRWTELRAAALSLVLDRAKEVADVVVVDTGFCLEADEELSFDTMAPRRNAATLRTLELADTVYAVGAADPVGVPRLVRGLAELELAVPQVSPVVVMNKVRAAAVGRSPERQLKDAWERYGPSSQIAVFLPADSPAADAALLGGSLLLETAPDSKLRHAIAELVCAPVQRSSRSSVFSSTPRRRRKG; encoded by the coding sequence ATGAGCATCCCCGTAGTCACGGTGGGCCAGTCCCGCGAGGATGTGGTGGGCGGGTTGGAGCGGCTGCACGGTCCCGTCACGGTGGTCCGGCGCTGCGCCGAACTGACAGAACTGCTGGCCGCCTGCCAGAGCGGCCTGGCACGGGCGGCGGTTGTCGCCGATGGCTGCGAGGGCCTGACTGCTTCGCTTGTTGACCGGCTCGGCGCCGTGGGCGTGGCGATCATCGCCCTCACGGATGACGCCGACGAGGCCGCCAGACTGCGTGGGATCGGTGTGGCGTCTGCGCTGACGGGAGTGGAATCTGCCGCCCTGGCCGGCAGGATTGCCGAGGCGGTTGCCCAGCTGACCGGCACCGCCAAGGATGCGACGTTCGGGAGTGGGCTGGGGGATACCAGTGCTGCGCTGCGTCAGCGTCCTGTCGACCAGGCGGACGTGCCGCCGGCCTCCGGGGCGGGCAAGATCATTGCCGTGTGGGGTCCCGCCGGTTCGCCCGGCCGGACCTTTGTAGCGGCCAACATCGCCGGGGAGTTGGCTGCGGATGGGAAGTCCGTGCTCCTCGTCGACGCCGACAGTTACGGGGCCAGCATCGCCGCAGTCCTGGGCTTGCTGGATGAATCTGCGGGGATCGCGCAGGCCTGCCGGCTTGCCGACCAGGGACTGCTCGACGCCGATGCGCTGCTGAAAGTGGCCACACCGGTCACCACCAAGCTTGGAACTTTCCGGGTCCTGACCGGGATCACCCGGGCGGACAGGTGGACCGAACTACGGGCAGCAGCACTGTCGCTGGTGCTGGACCGCGCCAAGGAGGTTGCCGACGTCGTGGTTGTGGACACCGGCTTCTGCCTGGAGGCGGACGAGGAACTCAGCTTCGACACGATGGCTCCGCGCCGGAATGCCGCGACCCTGCGGACCTTGGAACTGGCGGACACAGTCTATGCCGTGGGGGCCGCCGATCCGGTGGGGGTTCCCCGGCTGGTCCGCGGACTCGCGGAGCTCGAGCTGGCAGTCCCGCAGGTGTCGCCTGTTGTGGTGATGAACAAGGTCCGGGCGGCGGCGGTGGGGAGGTCCCCGGAACGCCAGCTGAAGGATGCGTGGGAACGGTATGGTCCGTCGTCGCAGATCGCGGTCTTCCTTCCGGCGGACAGCCCCGCAGCTGATGCGGCGCTGCTAGGCGGCTCTCTGCTGCTCGAAACGGCGCCGGATTCCAAGCTCAGGCACGCGATCGCTGAATTGGTTTGTGCACCTGTCCAGCGATCTTCACGATCCTCTGTATTTTCTTCCACACCGAGGCGTCGCCGAAAGGGCTAG
- a CDS encoding helix-turn-helix domain-containing protein: protein MPRFLTLADVAEQLQINSPAAYALVRSGELKAIQVGGRGQWRVEEKMLEQYIEERYAEASRMIQEAKAKQG, encoded by the coding sequence ATGCCCAGATTCCTGACTCTCGCCGATGTTGCTGAACAGCTGCAAATCAACTCGCCGGCGGCCTATGCCCTGGTCCGCAGCGGAGAACTGAAGGCCATCCAGGTGGGTGGGCGCGGGCAGTGGCGCGTCGAGGAAAAGATGCTGGAGCAATACATCGAAGAGCGTTACGCCGAGGCCAGCCGCATGATCCAGGAAGCCAAAGCCAAGCAAGGGTGA
- a CDS encoding winged helix-turn-helix domain-containing protein — translation MPATLSLNQARRIALAAQGLDKGRPAGPVTSRTVGRTFARIQLVQIDSVNVLSRSHFLPFFSRLGNYDRTILQRMASSPPRRMMEYWAHEASFIRPEHFHDLRLWQKRTWVGASALDPDLRDAVAGKILDALAAGRPMTAAELTVNIGHVEDRRDDNWGWNWNAVKRVLEDLFEAGTISAASRTEQFERKYTLTARVLPRRLALETTPDTVEAMHRLIDAAARAHGIGTVKCFADYFRTPVKAAAASVDHLVSIGRLEPVAVAGWDRKVYLHADATMPRRAAGRALLSPFDSLVFERRRLEELFGFHFRIEIYTPAHLRRFGYYVLPFLLGDTIVARVDLKADRAAGNLLVRSAYSEPDAPAGTAVELAAELELMAEWLELDNIVVSPIGDLAESLGAALRHRAGPLRSQGTPAAWPVSLP, via the coding sequence GTGCCAGCGACGCTGAGCCTTAACCAGGCCCGGCGGATCGCCCTGGCAGCTCAGGGACTCGACAAAGGACGGCCCGCCGGCCCCGTGACCTCACGGACGGTGGGCCGGACCTTTGCCCGGATCCAGCTTGTCCAGATCGATTCCGTCAACGTGTTGTCCCGCAGTCACTTTCTGCCCTTCTTTTCAAGGCTCGGCAACTACGACCGCACCATCCTTCAGCGGATGGCCAGCTCGCCTCCCCGACGCATGATGGAGTACTGGGCCCACGAGGCCAGCTTCATCCGGCCCGAGCACTTCCATGACCTCCGCTTGTGGCAGAAACGCACGTGGGTGGGTGCGTCCGCCCTCGACCCGGACCTGCGCGACGCGGTGGCAGGAAAGATCCTCGACGCCCTCGCCGCAGGGCGGCCCATGACGGCGGCGGAACTGACGGTGAACATCGGGCACGTGGAGGACCGGCGGGACGACAACTGGGGATGGAACTGGAACGCCGTCAAGCGCGTGCTTGAAGACCTGTTCGAGGCGGGCACCATTTCCGCGGCATCCAGAACCGAACAGTTCGAGCGAAAGTACACGCTGACGGCCAGGGTGCTGCCGCGGCGGCTGGCCCTCGAAACCACGCCGGACACTGTTGAGGCCATGCATCGGCTCATCGACGCGGCCGCGCGCGCCCATGGCATCGGAACCGTGAAGTGCTTCGCGGACTACTTCCGTACACCCGTCAAGGCGGCCGCCGCCTCTGTGGACCATCTGGTCAGCATAGGGAGGCTGGAGCCGGTCGCTGTCGCCGGCTGGGACCGGAAGGTATACCTCCATGCCGACGCCACAATGCCGCGGCGGGCGGCAGGGCGGGCCTTGCTCAGCCCCTTTGACTCCCTAGTCTTCGAGCGGCGCCGGCTAGAGGAGCTCTTCGGGTTCCATTTCCGGATCGAGATTTACACGCCCGCGCACCTCCGGCGTTTCGGGTACTACGTCCTGCCCTTTCTCCTGGGTGACACCATCGTGGCGCGGGTGGACCTTAAGGCGGACCGTGCGGCAGGCAATCTGCTGGTCAGGTCCGCCTACAGTGAGCCGGACGCACCGGCAGGGACCGCCGTCGAGCTCGCCGCCGAGCTGGAACTGATGGCCGAATGGCTGGAGCTGGACAACATTGTGGTCAGCCCGATCGGGGACCTGGCGGAGTCCCTCGGCGCCGCCCTGCGCCACCGCGCCGGTCCGCTCCGCTCTCAGGGAACACCGGCCGCGTGGCCTGTGTCTCTCCCGTAG
- the secA gene encoding preprotein translocase subunit SecA, producing the protein MASLIEKLLRTGDKKTLRQLRNYADSINALEDSFKTFTDAELREETDHLRARHRDGEHLDDLLPEAFAAVREASSRTLGMRHFDVQLMGGAALHLGNIAEMKTGEGKTLVATAPAFLNALTGNGVHVITVNDYLAEYQSDLMGRVYRFLGLTSGCILSNQDPAVRRQQYAADITYGTNNEFGFDYLRDNMAWDQSELVQRGHNFAIVDEVDSILIDEARTPLIISGPAQGDTNRWYSEFAKVVQRLKAGEDYEADEKKRTVGVLESGIEKVEDYLGIQNLYESANTPLIGFLNNAIKAKELFKRDKDYVILDGEVLIVDEHTGRILAGRRYNEGMHQAIEAKEAVEIKAENQTLATVTLQNYFRMYSKLAGMTGTAETEAAEFMGTYKLGVVAIPTNRDMQRIDQSDLVFKNEKVKFDAVVKDIAERHKLGQPILVGTTSVEKSEYLSGLLAKEGIRHEVLNAKNHAREAAIVAQAGRKGAVTVATNMAGRGTDIMLGGNAEFTAVADLAKRGLDPEENSEEYEAAWPAALEAAKQSVKDEHEEVLNLGGLYVLGTERHESRRIDNQLRGRSGRQGDPGESRFYLSLTDDLMRLFNSGAAERLMNSSVPDDVALESKLVSRAIASAQGQVEGRNAEQRKNVLKYDDVLNRQREAIYGDRRRILEGDDLHEKVQFFVEDTITALIDSATAEGNGDDWDYTQLWTNLKTLYPVSVTAEEIIEEAGGKSKLTVEFLKEELLSDARVVYQTREETIGSESMRELERRVVLSVIGRKWQEHLYEMDYLKEGIGLRAMAQRDPLVEYQREGFVMFQSMMEAIREESVGFLFNLEVEVTPAQDVVVPDAAGGHTEHVEPQIHAAGLEAPEKPAQLQYTAPGEDGASQTRVEGRVSSRSGNPAKAAAQDATKRPAKKKRR; encoded by the coding sequence GTGGCATCACTTATCGAAAAACTTCTCCGCACGGGTGACAAAAAAACCCTGCGGCAACTGCGGAACTATGCCGACTCCATCAATGCGCTCGAAGACTCGTTCAAAACCTTCACGGATGCTGAGCTCCGCGAGGAAACTGACCACCTCCGCGCCCGCCACCGGGACGGCGAGCACCTGGACGATCTCCTCCCGGAGGCATTCGCGGCCGTGCGTGAGGCCTCATCCCGCACCTTGGGCATGCGTCACTTTGACGTCCAGCTTATGGGTGGCGCCGCGCTCCACCTCGGCAATATCGCCGAAATGAAGACCGGCGAAGGCAAAACCCTCGTGGCCACCGCGCCCGCCTTCCTTAATGCCCTCACCGGCAATGGCGTCCACGTCATCACGGTGAACGACTACCTTGCCGAATACCAGTCAGACCTTATGGGCCGGGTCTACCGTTTCCTTGGCCTGACCAGCGGTTGCATCCTGTCCAACCAGGATCCCGCGGTGCGCAGGCAGCAGTACGCCGCGGACATCACCTACGGCACCAACAACGAATTCGGCTTTGACTACCTGCGCGACAACATGGCGTGGGACCAGTCAGAACTGGTCCAGCGTGGCCACAACTTCGCCATTGTTGACGAGGTCGACTCCATCCTCATCGACGAAGCCCGCACGCCGCTCATCATTTCCGGTCCTGCCCAGGGCGACACCAACCGGTGGTACAGCGAATTTGCCAAGGTAGTGCAGCGCCTGAAGGCCGGCGAGGACTACGAGGCGGACGAGAAGAAGCGCACCGTCGGCGTCCTGGAGAGCGGCATCGAAAAAGTGGAGGACTACCTGGGAATCCAGAACCTCTACGAATCCGCGAACACTCCGCTCATCGGGTTCCTGAACAACGCCATCAAAGCCAAGGAACTGTTCAAGCGGGACAAGGACTACGTCATCCTCGACGGCGAAGTGCTCATCGTTGACGAACACACTGGCCGAATCCTGGCTGGCCGCCGCTATAACGAGGGCATGCACCAGGCCATCGAGGCCAAGGAAGCCGTGGAGATCAAGGCCGAAAACCAGACCCTGGCCACGGTCACGCTCCAGAACTACTTCCGGATGTACTCCAAGCTGGCAGGCATGACCGGCACGGCCGAGACTGAGGCCGCCGAGTTCATGGGGACGTACAAGCTCGGTGTGGTGGCCATCCCCACCAACCGGGACATGCAGCGGATCGACCAGTCGGACCTCGTGTTCAAGAATGAAAAAGTGAAGTTCGACGCCGTCGTGAAGGACATTGCCGAGCGTCACAAACTGGGCCAGCCGATCCTTGTGGGCACAACGAGTGTCGAAAAGAGCGAATACCTTTCCGGGCTGCTGGCCAAGGAAGGCATCAGGCACGAAGTCCTGAACGCCAAGAACCACGCCCGTGAAGCGGCCATCGTTGCGCAGGCAGGACGCAAGGGTGCTGTTACGGTGGCCACCAACATGGCAGGCCGCGGCACTGACATCATGCTGGGTGGCAACGCCGAATTCACTGCGGTGGCCGATCTGGCCAAGCGCGGGCTGGACCCGGAAGAGAATTCCGAAGAATACGAGGCCGCGTGGCCGGCTGCCTTGGAAGCGGCCAAGCAGTCCGTAAAGGACGAACACGAGGAAGTACTGAACCTCGGCGGGCTGTATGTCCTGGGAACTGAGCGGCACGAGTCCCGCCGCATCGACAACCAGCTCCGTGGCCGCTCCGGCCGCCAGGGCGACCCCGGCGAATCACGCTTCTACCTCTCCCTGACCGATGACCTGATGCGGCTCTTCAACTCCGGCGCGGCCGAACGGCTGATGAACAGTTCGGTCCCGGATGATGTGGCGTTGGAATCGAAACTGGTTTCCCGGGCCATCGCGTCTGCCCAGGGCCAGGTTGAAGGCCGCAACGCCGAGCAGCGCAAGAACGTCCTGAAGTACGATGACGTCCTGAACCGCCAGCGCGAAGCCATCTACGGTGACCGCCGCCGGATCCTCGAAGGTGACGACCTCCACGAGAAGGTCCAGTTCTTCGTGGAGGACACCATCACCGCCCTGATCGACTCCGCCACGGCCGAAGGCAATGGCGACGACTGGGATTACACCCAGCTGTGGACCAACCTCAAGACGCTCTACCCCGTCAGCGTCACAGCGGAAGAGATCATCGAGGAAGCCGGCGGCAAGTCCAAGCTCACTGTTGAATTCCTCAAGGAGGAGCTGCTCTCCGACGCCCGTGTGGTCTACCAGACCCGGGAAGAGACCATCGGCTCAGAAAGCATGCGCGAGCTGGAACGCCGCGTGGTGCTCTCGGTCATCGGGCGCAAGTGGCAGGAACACCTGTACGAGATGGACTACCTCAAGGAAGGCATCGGCCTGCGCGCCATGGCACAGCGTGACCCGCTGGTGGAATACCAGCGCGAGGGCTTCGTTATGTTCCAGAGCATGATGGAGGCCATCCGCGAGGAAAGCGTCGGTTTCCTGTTCAACCTTGAAGTTGAGGTGACTCCAGCCCAGGATGTGGTGGTGCCCGACGCAGCAGGTGGCCACACCGAGCACGTTGAGCCGCAGATCCACGCTGCCGGCCTGGAAGCGCCGGAGAAGCCGGCCCAGCTGCAGTACACGGCTCCCGGCGAAGACGGCGCATCCCAGACCAGGGTGGAGGGTCGTGTCTCTTCACGGTCCGGAAATCCGGCAAAGGCTGCAGCGCAGGACGCCACCAAGCGTCCGGCCAAGAAAAAGCGCCGCTGA
- a CDS encoding ComF family protein, translating to MRHGTARRSGGRGGGRSGGSPARNAASLDPDLLPPPLQSAKHRGGHRGRWLRAADQMGVAAAELLALAVPVDCVCCGAEDLALCVMCERHVRLLTRHPFRAEEQAPALMNVDGGLILPVVAAGVYREELAQAVLSFKSHGQHQLTSVLARGLGQGIAASVAGVDGVCLVPVPSSTAGYIKRGFSPVHLLLAELRRGTTIRGTPVVDVIRKSRRRAALERLPGGQKGLGRGARASRVKGSMKVPKGQRARVAGRRCIIVDDVLTTGATLAEAARALHLSGAVVVGAVVLAATRPPDSAGGE from the coding sequence GTGCGCCACGGGACTGCGCGCCGGTCCGGGGGCCGCGGTGGGGGCCGCTCCGGGGGAAGTCCCGCCAGAAATGCGGCAAGCCTGGATCCGGACCTCCTGCCGCCTCCGCTGCAGTCCGCCAAGCATCGCGGCGGCCACCGCGGCCGCTGGCTGCGGGCCGCCGACCAGATGGGCGTGGCCGCCGCGGAGCTGCTGGCACTTGCCGTCCCTGTGGACTGTGTCTGCTGCGGAGCGGAGGACCTGGCCCTGTGCGTCATGTGCGAACGCCACGTCCGCCTGTTGACCAGGCACCCGTTCCGGGCAGAGGAGCAGGCGCCGGCCCTGATGAACGTCGACGGCGGCCTGATCCTTCCCGTGGTGGCGGCCGGGGTGTACCGCGAGGAGCTGGCGCAGGCCGTGCTTTCGTTCAAGAGCCATGGCCAGCACCAGCTCACGTCAGTCCTGGCGCGCGGACTGGGGCAGGGCATTGCCGCGTCCGTGGCCGGCGTCGACGGCGTCTGCCTGGTTCCGGTGCCCAGCAGCACGGCCGGCTACATCAAGAGGGGATTCAGCCCGGTCCATCTCCTGCTCGCAGAGTTGCGCCGGGGGACCACCATCCGCGGTACACCGGTGGTGGACGTGATCCGGAAATCCCGGCGCCGCGCCGCATTGGAGCGGCTGCCTGGAGGCCAAAAGGGACTCGGCCGCGGGGCCAGGGCGAGCCGGGTCAAGGGGTCCATGAAGGTCCCGAAAGGCCAGCGCGCGCGGGTGGCCGGACGCCGCTGCATCATTGTCGACGACGTCCTCACCACAGGGGCCACACTCGCCGAAGCCGCCCGCGCACTGCACCTCAGCGGTGCCGTTGTGGTGGGTGCAGTGGTCCTTGCCGCGACACGCCCGCCGGATTCAGCTGGCGGCGAATAG
- a CDS encoding Rv3235 family protein, with product MYAVTPIRSATVNPGGAAAVRQVPPRTITAPVVPLRAADEAAEILAITRSTVQAAMEVLAGIRPVHQLARRLDPRCLAVLQHRAALIRREQSRSASPSLARLHRNSIVRSVRACEVVPGIYEASAVVVDDIRARAVAVRLERSKQVWRVTEFMVG from the coding sequence ATGTACGCAGTTACGCCAATCCGCTCCGCCACGGTCAACCCGGGCGGCGCGGCAGCAGTCCGCCAGGTTCCTCCGCGCACCATTACCGCGCCGGTCGTGCCGCTGCGTGCGGCAGACGAAGCCGCCGAAATCCTGGCGATCACACGCAGTACCGTGCAGGCGGCCATGGAAGTCCTCGCCGGCATCCGGCCGGTCCACCAGCTCGCCCGCCGCCTGGATCCGCGCTGCCTTGCCGTGCTGCAGCACCGTGCGGCCTTGATCCGCCGCGAACAGTCGCGCTCTGCCTCGCCCTCGCTGGCCCGGCTGCACAGGAACTCCATCGTGCGTTCAGTCCGCGCCTGCGAAGTCGTTCCGGGCATCTATGAGGCAAGCGCCGTAGTGGTTGATGACATCCGGGCACGGGCTGTAGCGGTCCGGCTTGAGCGCAGCAAGCAGGTCTGGCGCGTGACCGAGTTTATGGTCGGCTGA
- a CDS encoding LpqB family beta-propeller domain-containing protein, with the protein MTGRKVRAMLKRSVVLFVVVLVLASCARIPTAGPVGKSAEGSAGNVNAPVFLPAAPQPGATPENIIDYFYRAGTGYEGDYAVAREYLTQAASVSWKPDQRALVYREAKVVGTGVDNVYNYQLDVAYSVDVDGIATQMPEGTIENIPATLTQVDGEWRISAIPDGTAIPEETFKVIYGAYPIYFYDPSFTYAVPDVRWFIKNKTVKAMTSALLAGPAPYLRGAVVSAFPSGIKLARESVPVVSGAAQVDLTAKELTEASTEDRLRMQTQLSLTFRSQPDVVNVELHANQDLVRVEDNGSVLPPVRDKNVPVREIAVSGNELVRYENNRVSPLPDMQPVSSLGPRYPSESPVSQTVAFLNESRTTLYSMVPGQPARALTTRSTITHPSFSIHDWVWAAGPGATGGTEVVAYRPVGVAEGAAVPTVTLTPSWLAGRTVKELRISREGVRALVISEQNGKTKVQIAGIIRNADGTPRELTAPITLVASGDPDQGVWVNDTTVAVMKASAGSNVTPELLSLTSGQPQQLAPWPGLVWLSAGNGLEEIYGQSAEGIFQRLGNGWSPQLKGPIDPSFPG; encoded by the coding sequence ATGACGGGACGAAAAGTGCGGGCAATGCTGAAGAGGAGCGTTGTGCTGTTCGTCGTTGTCCTGGTCCTGGCCTCCTGCGCGCGCATTCCCACGGCCGGGCCGGTGGGGAAGAGCGCGGAAGGCAGCGCCGGCAACGTCAACGCACCGGTGTTCCTCCCGGCCGCGCCCCAGCCCGGCGCCACGCCGGAAAACATCATTGATTACTTCTACCGTGCCGGTACCGGATACGAGGGGGACTACGCGGTGGCCCGCGAATACCTGACGCAGGCAGCGTCAGTATCCTGGAAACCCGACCAGCGCGCGCTTGTGTACCGCGAGGCGAAAGTGGTGGGCACCGGCGTCGACAACGTCTACAACTACCAGCTGGACGTTGCGTACAGCGTGGACGTTGACGGCATCGCCACCCAGATGCCCGAAGGCACCATCGAGAACATTCCGGCCACTCTCACCCAGGTGGACGGCGAATGGCGGATCTCAGCGATCCCGGACGGAACAGCGATCCCGGAGGAAACCTTCAAGGTCATCTACGGCGCCTACCCCATCTACTTCTACGATCCCAGCTTCACCTATGCCGTGCCTGACGTCCGCTGGTTCATCAAGAACAAGACCGTCAAAGCCATGACCAGTGCCCTGCTGGCCGGCCCCGCGCCGTACCTTCGCGGCGCGGTGGTGAGCGCCTTCCCGTCCGGCATCAAACTCGCCCGCGAATCGGTTCCGGTGGTGTCCGGCGCCGCGCAGGTGGACCTCACGGCCAAGGAACTCACCGAGGCGTCCACAGAGGACAGGCTCCGGATGCAGACGCAGCTTTCGCTCACGTTCCGCAGCCAGCCCGACGTCGTTAATGTGGAGTTGCATGCCAACCAGGACCTGGTCCGCGTCGAAGACAACGGTTCGGTTTTGCCCCCGGTGCGGGACAAAAACGTGCCGGTCCGCGAAATCGCCGTCAGCGGCAATGAACTGGTTCGCTACGAAAACAACAGGGTGTCCCCGCTGCCGGATATGCAGCCAGTTTCATCGCTCGGGCCCCGCTACCCGTCGGAATCCCCGGTGTCCCAGACCGTTGCCTTCCTCAACGAAAGCCGGACGACGCTTTACAGCATGGTGCCGGGACAGCCCGCCCGTGCGCTGACAACGCGCAGCACCATTACGCACCCGTCCTTCAGCATTCATGACTGGGTGTGGGCCGCAGGGCCTGGAGCTACCGGCGGTACTGAGGTGGTGGCCTACCGGCCCGTCGGAGTCGCCGAAGGTGCCGCCGTTCCCACCGTTACGCTCACGCCGTCGTGGTTGGCCGGAAGAACCGTCAAGGAGCTGAGGATCTCCCGCGAGGGCGTCCGGGCGCTGGTCATTTCGGAACAAAACGGCAAGACGAAGGTGCAGATTGCCGGGATCATCCGGAACGCCGACGGGACACCCCGGGAACTGACTGCCCCGATCACCCTGGTGGCTTCCGGTGACCCGGACCAGGGCGTCTGGGTGAACGACACCACGGTTGCCGTGATGAAAGCCTCGGCAGGTTCGAACGTCACGCCGGAGCTGCTGTCCCTCACCTCCGGACAACCCCAGCAGTTGGCGCCATGGCCCGGCCTGGTGTGGCTCAGCGCCGGCAACGGGCTGGAGGAAATCTACGGCCAATCGGCCGAGGGCATCTTCCAGCGGCTTGGCAACGGCTGGTCGCCCCAGCTGAAGGGCCCCATCGACCCCTCATTCCCTGGGTAG